A window of Thermosynechococcus sp. NK55a contains these coding sequences:
- a CDS encoding AMIN domain-containing protein, which produces MSQFLHRLGLGVATTALIAAGQTPTWAAATEITAIRLVTAANGIQLLFNVQGNLRPAVFTVNRGNTSIADIANSQLRLPQGGAFRQENPAPGISSVEVVQLDAKTIRVTVNGISAAPIGEVIREGRAGLQINFITAQGPAGPQVAPRGQPTAMPPGPSAVPPFLPRPVPPPVGDMLISPLNAEPDVIELGTNQRIPRLLLREAPVREVLSLLARAVNLNVVFPEGGTTGGPTISLDIENESVQDVFNYVLRVTNLKANRQGRTIFIGQALPPDAQNRIVRTIRLNQMRVFGAGSTTREISSIAQTGGTIGTAGGAGAQASTTAQTALNRETRTREGDLQLGAVQLLEMYGANLPDTGQAPATGCEQLQVPSAAGGAISQICRSTLLKGLEVVGDPRTNTITLIGTPRKVEIATQLIQQFDIRKRQVMVNVKFIDVNLLRGQRANADLITNFGSGLWGAIFSADGLSVIRGTTPNVGGLTPTPLPPFPNTPVGNLLSDFFAQIQLAIDTGNATILTNPTLVIQEGSAAQVNLTQEIFSGIESTVEAQGTGSGAALQSQTIRPIIRPAGVIFNVTVDQIDDNGFVTLQLSPEVSAPSGTYSVVFPGVANPSTGTLLSQRRMESGRIRLRDGQTLMLAGIIQDQDRSTVTKIPILGDIPLLGRLFRRETNARQRNELVVMVTPKIINDTQDAEFGYQYSPTPGSMPPNLQNRILQPPQ; this is translated from the coding sequence GTGAGTCAGTTTTTACATCGTCTCGGTTTAGGGGTGGCCACAACGGCCCTCATTGCTGCAGGTCAAACACCCACTTGGGCCGCAGCCACAGAAATTACCGCCATTCGCCTTGTGACTGCTGCTAACGGTATCCAGCTCCTTTTTAACGTGCAAGGGAATCTACGGCCAGCGGTTTTCACTGTCAATCGTGGCAATACCTCCATTGCCGACATTGCCAATAGCCAACTGCGCCTACCCCAAGGGGGGGCCTTCCGCCAAGAGAACCCCGCTCCCGGTATCTCCTCCGTCGAGGTCGTGCAACTCGATGCCAAAACCATCCGCGTCACCGTGAATGGCATTAGTGCTGCCCCCATTGGTGAGGTCATCCGCGAAGGACGCGCTGGCCTGCAAATTAACTTCATTACAGCTCAAGGCCCTGCTGGTCCCCAAGTTGCTCCCAGGGGCCAACCCACGGCTATGCCCCCCGGCCCCAGTGCCGTTCCTCCTTTTCTGCCGCGCCCAGTACCGCCACCCGTTGGCGATATGCTCATTAGTCCTCTGAACGCAGAACCGGATGTTATTGAACTGGGCACAAATCAGCGGATTCCCCGCTTACTCCTGCGGGAAGCGCCCGTGCGGGAAGTGCTTTCTCTGTTGGCACGGGCAGTCAATCTGAACGTGGTTTTTCCCGAAGGGGGCACGACTGGCGGGCCAACCATCTCCCTCGACATTGAAAACGAATCTGTCCAAGATGTGTTCAACTACGTGCTGCGGGTCACCAACCTCAAAGCCAATCGTCAAGGCCGCACCATCTTTATTGGTCAAGCTTTGCCTCCCGATGCCCAAAACCGTATTGTTCGCACCATTCGTTTGAATCAAATGCGAGTCTTCGGTGCGGGTTCAACCACACGGGAAATTAGCTCCATTGCGCAAACGGGAGGTACTATTGGCACTGCCGGCGGCGCTGGTGCCCAAGCCTCAACAACCGCTCAAACAGCCCTCAACCGTGAAACTCGAACTCGTGAGGGTGACTTACAGTTGGGTGCTGTGCAGTTGTTGGAAATGTATGGTGCCAACTTGCCTGATACAGGACAAGCGCCAGCAACGGGCTGTGAGCAGCTTCAGGTCCCATCTGCAGCCGGCGGCGCCATCAGTCAAATTTGCCGTAGTACACTCCTAAAGGGTTTGGAGGTCGTTGGGGATCCTCGTACGAACACAATTACCCTCATTGGCACACCACGTAAGGTGGAAATTGCCACCCAGCTCATTCAGCAGTTTGACATCCGCAAGCGACAGGTCATGGTAAATGTCAAGTTTATTGACGTTAATCTACTGCGCGGCCAGAGAGCAAATGCAGACTTAATCACTAACTTTGGTAGCGGTCTTTGGGGAGCTATCTTCAGCGCTGATGGACTCAGCGTTATCCGTGGTACCACCCCCAATGTGGGTGGTTTGACCCCTACACCTTTACCTCCCTTTCCCAACACACCAGTGGGTAATTTGCTCAGTGACTTTTTTGCCCAAATTCAATTGGCTATCGACACAGGGAATGCGACAATCCTCACTAATCCAACCCTTGTGATTCAAGAGGGCAGTGCTGCCCAGGTCAATTTGACTCAAGAGATTTTCTCAGGGATTGAATCCACTGTTGAAGCTCAGGGGACAGGGTCAGGGGCAGCCCTTCAGTCTCAGACAATTCGACCCATCATTCGACCTGCAGGGGTGATTTTCAATGTCACAGTGGATCAAATTGACGACAATGGCTTCGTTACGTTGCAACTCTCTCCTGAGGTGAGTGCTCCGAGTGGCACCTATTCGGTCGTCTTTCCGGGGGTAGCAAACCCGTCCACAGGAACGCTGCTGTCACAACGGCGGATGGAGTCAGGGCGGATCCGCCTGCGGGATGGCCAGACATTGATGTTGGCGGGGATCATCCAAGATCAGGATCGCTCAACAGTTACGAAAATTCCCATCCTAGGCGATATTCCCCTCCTGGGGCGACTCTTCCGCCGGGAAACCAACGCACGTCAACGTAATGAACTGGTGGTGATGGTAACGCCAAAGATTATTAATGATACCCAGGATGCTGAATTTGGCTACCAGTACTCGCCAACGCCAGGTAGCATGCCGCCCAATCTCCAAAATCGAATTTTACAACCGCCCCAATAA
- a CDS encoding type 4a pilus biogenesis protein PilO, whose amino-acid sequence MTLTGDFGGPPLEEPAPNYPTVFGITLTPLVSGVLIALVGLGAAVYLGSLLIAPKLEEAAKLQQEITQQENDLSQREVLLKQLNDVIAGLERAKQENRDVRSLFATQAALDTLLLDINRLIVTSGAQLITFEPDSAGSGIVQDGSLGPELNGKLKRQVTNITVQGPFPSILQIMQKIDQQQNFLVINNLTMEAIADKPGDVTTTFKLIAYVPLTPEEIAALAPPPQEEKPQGGEQQGQRQQPQQQ is encoded by the coding sequence ATGACTCTAACTGGCGATTTTGGCGGCCCCCCACTTGAGGAACCAGCACCCAATTATCCGACAGTCTTTGGCATCACCTTGACACCCCTAGTGAGTGGGGTATTGATTGCCCTTGTTGGTTTGGGAGCCGCCGTCTATCTGGGCAGTCTTCTCATTGCCCCCAAGCTCGAGGAAGCCGCCAAGCTACAGCAAGAAATTACCCAACAGGAAAATGACCTCTCCCAGCGGGAAGTGCTCCTGAAGCAACTCAATGATGTGATCGCGGGGTTAGAGCGCGCCAAGCAGGAAAATCGGGATGTGCGATCGCTCTTTGCTACCCAAGCAGCCCTTGACACCCTCTTACTGGACATTAACCGGCTGATTGTTACAAGCGGCGCTCAACTCATCACCTTTGAACCTGATAGTGCAGGTTCAGGAATCGTCCAAGATGGCTCCCTGGGTCCAGAATTAAATGGCAAGCTAAAACGACAAGTTACCAACATTACAGTTCAAGGGCCATTTCCCAGTATTTTGCAGATTATGCAAAAAATTGATCAGCAGCAAAACTTCCTCGTTATTAACAACCTGACGATGGAAGCGATAGCCGACAAGCCTGGTGACGTCACTACCACATTTAAGCTCATAGCCTATGTGCCCCTAACCCCTGAGGAAATCGCTGCTTTAGCACCCCCCCCTCAGGAGGAAAAACCCCAAGGAGGTGAGCAGCAAGGACAACGGCAGCAACCACAACAGCAATAG
- a CDS encoding PilN domain-containing protein has protein sequence MYSIEINLLKERPEVGGMAAATTTAAGMSNVPIIIGSIAALFFVGLALLGSVGANLWLQQLANKQKTIQDRLAAISPDLQRMDQIKKEQDQIAAETKALASVFNQVKPWSAAMRSMATQTPAGVQIRKITQGGEALQELTIEGTAVSFDAVSEFLLLLQNRSPFFDGKATQLIKAERSTGGNAEEKITTVSFSVKTAIASVPASELLEQLAANGLQGLVARIQFLKEKGVVQQ, from the coding sequence ATGTACTCAATTGAGATTAACCTCCTCAAAGAACGTCCTGAAGTGGGAGGGATGGCTGCTGCGACAACCACAGCAGCAGGAATGAGTAACGTACCGATTATTATTGGTAGTATTGCCGCCCTCTTCTTTGTGGGTCTCGCTCTCCTGGGCTCAGTGGGTGCCAACCTCTGGCTGCAACAACTGGCGAATAAGCAAAAAACAATTCAAGATCGCCTTGCTGCAATTTCGCCGGATTTGCAACGTATGGATCAAATTAAAAAAGAGCAAGATCAAATTGCCGCTGAAACCAAAGCCCTTGCCAGCGTCTTTAATCAGGTCAAACCTTGGTCTGCGGCGATGCGCAGTATGGCAACTCAAACGCCAGCAGGGGTACAAATTCGCAAAATTACCCAAGGGGGAGAAGCATTGCAGGAGTTAACCATCGAGGGAACAGCGGTGTCCTTTGACGCCGTGAGTGAGTTTCTATTGCTCCTGCAAAATCGCTCTCCCTTCTTTGATGGCAAGGCCACCCAGTTAATCAAGGCTGAGCGCTCAACCGGTGGCAACGCAGAGGAGAAAATCACCACTGTTTCCTTTAGTGTTAAGACCGCGATCGCTAGCGTGCCGGCATCGGAACTCCTTGAGCAACTTGCCGCCAATGGCCTTCAAGGACTAGTGGCGCGCATTCAATTTCTCAAAGAAAAAGGAGTGGTACAGCAATGA
- the pilM gene encoding type IV pilus biogenesis protein PilM: protein MLGNLFAKPKQGLGIELTPERVNIVQIQRQKQGLKMTAMASVPLAEGAIEEGRIIDTTAVADAIRQGIEDKRIKQKEVISAIPMNEAVIRLIRLPAELPDYELREVVLMQEAPLYLPFPREEADVDYQKLGTTLDEDGIERVEILLVGTPREVTDAYINAFTQAGLQLTALEVTNFALMRTLRDSLQQFVGEAAAIIDIGDEGTEISIVKDGIPQFNRKVPIGKERMQEAISRAMNLPPSMGVDLIENLTVPLEPMDLTGALNPSGAAILRVLSDLADEIRRSIDFYLNQGESLEVSQLLLAGPGASIGQVDEFFSQRLNYATTLVDPISLLGLQTPEEIPLEKRPALGTVIGLGLRGA, encoded by the coding sequence GTGCTGGGAAACCTATTTGCAAAACCAAAGCAAGGCTTGGGGATTGAACTCACCCCAGAGCGGGTCAATATCGTGCAGATTCAGCGGCAAAAGCAGGGTCTGAAAATGACGGCCATGGCCTCAGTACCCTTGGCTGAAGGCGCTATTGAAGAAGGCCGCATTATTGACACCACCGCCGTCGCCGATGCCATCCGTCAAGGGATTGAAGATAAACGCATCAAACAAAAAGAGGTGATCAGTGCCATTCCCATGAATGAAGCCGTGATTCGCCTGATTCGCCTGCCTGCTGAATTACCGGACTACGAATTGCGGGAAGTGGTTCTCATGCAGGAAGCCCCCCTCTACCTCCCCTTTCCCCGCGAAGAAGCGGATGTTGACTATCAAAAGCTGGGAACCACCCTTGATGAAGATGGCATTGAGCGAGTAGAAATCCTGTTGGTGGGTACACCCCGCGAGGTGACCGATGCCTACATCAATGCCTTTACCCAAGCCGGTTTGCAACTGACTGCATTGGAAGTTACCAATTTTGCCCTCATGCGTACGCTGCGGGATTCGCTACAACAATTTGTGGGGGAAGCAGCAGCCATTATTGATATTGGCGATGAAGGCACAGAAATTAGCATCGTCAAGGATGGGATTCCCCAGTTTAACCGCAAAGTGCCCATTGGTAAAGAACGCATGCAAGAGGCCATCAGCCGCGCCATGAATTTACCTCCCTCCATGGGCGTTGACCTCATTGAGAATCTTACGGTTCCCCTAGAGCCAATGGATTTAACCGGAGCCCTCAACCCCAGTGGCGCAGCTATTTTGCGCGTTCTCTCGGATCTGGCGGACGAAATCCGCCGCTCCATAGACTTCTATCTCAATCAAGGGGAGAGTCTAGAGGTGTCACAGTTGCTGCTGGCAGGTCCGGGTGCCAGTATCGGTCAAGTGGATGAGTTTTTTAGTCAGCGACTCAACTATGCCACCACTTTAGTTGACCCCATTAGTTTGCTAGGGCTGCAAACTCCTGAAGAGATTCCCCTCGAAAAACGCCCTGCCCTCGGCACGGTGATTGGTCTTGGTCTGCGTGGCGCTTAG
- a CDS encoding acetate/propionate family kinase: MITVLVLNAGSSSLKACLYRLAPEIGATAATPPTPLWQGLLDWGQNPTVAHLKVTTADQCYEANLTHPEGGITGLRDWLKSLLDTLTSGQTKLLESLAEITIIGHRVVHGGSRYQAPVRVNAQVKAVITEFSEYAPLHNPANLLGIELMADICPQTPQVAVFDTAFHAQLPAVARTYAIPYELTTAGIQRYGFHGISHQYVSERAATLLQRPLAELCLISCHLGNGCSLTAVKGGISVETTMGFTPTAGVMMGTRCGDIDPGILLYLLRRGRTVEELERLVNRQSGLLGVSGVSNDLRQILAAIDQGNTQAQLAYDCFIYSLQRGIASLLPALGSLDALVFTAGIGENAAGVRRDVCRGLAWLGIELDGTANEKGKGDRNIALPTAPVQVLVVQTQEDWAIARACGQLL; this comes from the coding sequence ATGATCACGGTGCTGGTGTTAAATGCTGGCTCTAGTAGCCTCAAAGCCTGTTTGTATCGGCTAGCCCCTGAAATAGGGGCAACGGCTGCTACACCCCCCACTCCCCTTTGGCAAGGCCTCCTCGATTGGGGACAAAACCCGACGGTGGCGCATCTCAAGGTAACCACTGCCGACCAGTGCTACGAAGCCAACTTAACTCACCCAGAGGGGGGAATTACAGGCCTACGGGACTGGCTCAAAAGCCTCCTAGACACCCTCACCAGTGGCCAGACAAAGCTCTTGGAAAGCCTTGCAGAAATTACGATCATCGGTCATCGCGTTGTCCATGGCGGTAGCCGTTACCAAGCACCAGTGCGAGTGAATGCACAGGTGAAAGCAGTGATTACCGAATTTAGTGAATATGCGCCGCTCCACAATCCAGCCAACCTGCTGGGGATAGAATTAATGGCCGACATTTGTCCCCAAACGCCCCAAGTGGCCGTGTTTGATACTGCTTTCCATGCTCAACTGCCAGCAGTGGCACGCACCTACGCCATTCCCTATGAACTAACAACTGCTGGTATTCAACGCTATGGCTTCCACGGCATTAGCCATCAATACGTCAGTGAGCGGGCTGCGACCCTGTTGCAGCGTCCCCTAGCAGAGTTGTGCCTGATTAGCTGCCACCTCGGGAATGGTTGTTCTCTGACTGCGGTCAAGGGAGGAATCTCCGTGGAAACCACGATGGGTTTTACCCCTACAGCGGGAGTGATGATGGGGACGCGCTGTGGCGACATTGATCCGGGGATTTTGCTCTATCTACTGCGGCGGGGTCGGACGGTTGAAGAACTGGAGCGGCTGGTGAATCGGCAATCGGGACTGTTGGGCGTCTCTGGAGTGAGTAATGATTTGCGGCAGATTTTGGCAGCCATTGATCAGGGAAATACCCAAGCCCAGTTGGCCTATGACTGCTTTATCTATTCCCTACAGCGGGGCATTGCCAGTCTGTTGCCAGCTCTTGGGAGCCTCGATGCATTGGTATTCACGGCAGGAATTGGTGAAAACGCCGCAGGTGTGCGCCGCGATGTCTGCCGAGGGCTAGCTTGGCTGGGAATTGAGTTAGATGGCACAGCTAACGAAAAGGGTAAAGGGGATCGTAACATTGCGCTGCCTACTGCTCCTGTACAAGTGCTCGTGGTTCAGACCCAAGAAGATTGGGCGATCGCCCGTGCCTGTGGACAACTTTTATAG